A DNA window from Primulina tabacum isolate GXHZ01 chromosome 12, ASM2559414v2, whole genome shotgun sequence contains the following coding sequences:
- the LOC142520539 gene encoding pentatricopeptide repeat-containing protein At3g29230-like isoform X2 has protein sequence MACFFNPNTIQPPIFKMPATVRAPVFFSKRRFFEQKIADLDKCTNINELKQLHALIYKYNLHTDPFVALKLVSALSLCCQTGEMLRSGISPDNWTYLFLLKACSRFECVRMIHAHVEKLNLYLDLFVCNSLIDAYLKCGIVGIRAARNVFDAMDEKDVVTYNSMINGLVRTGKLSEAKHMFDEMPQRDKVSWNTILDGYVKAGKMSEAFALFERMPLRDVISWSIITSGYAKMGDIEMARVLFDKMPVKNLVPWTIIISGYAEMGLLKDAIELYDKMEEGGFNLDDGTFVSILSASAESGSVGLGKRVHQSIIKSRRKCSILVSNALIDMYGKCGSLHMAWGVFNAMERKDVVTWNAMIHGLAMHGYERKALQLFARMKQEGCTPDKVTFVGVLSACSHASMVKVGICYFYGMEKDYGIVPEIQHYGCLIDLLGRGGCLSEAFRLVHDMPFEPNVVIWGSLLGACRMHNDAFLAEKVLNQLIKLEPVNAGNLSLLSNIYAASGDWGNVSNTRMQMRKADDKNPSGVSSIELDDGSHEFAIMDVTHDESNSI, from the exons ATGGCGTGTTTCTTCAATCCCAATACCATTCAACCACCCATATTCAAG ATGCCTGCCACAGTTCGAGCTCCGGTATTTTTCTCCAAACGAAGGTTTTTTGAGCAAAAAATCGCAGACCTCGACAAATGCACAAACATCAACGAACTAAAACAACTCCATGCTCTCATTTACAAATATAATCTTCATACAGATCCCTTTGTGGCTCTGAAACTCGTCTCAGCTTTATCACTTTGCTGCCAAACGGG TGAAATGCTGAGATCTGGAATTTCTCCAGACAACTGGActtatctttttcttctaaaGGCATGTTCACGGTTTGAATGCGTGAGAATGATTCATGCCCATGTGGAAAAACTCAATCTTTATTTGGATTTATTTGTATgtaattcattgattgatgcgTACTTGAAGTGTGGGATAGTGGGTATTAGAGCGGCCAGGAATGTGTTTGATGCGATGGATGAGAAGGATGTTGTTACCTATAATTCGATGATTAACGGGCTTGTGAGGACAGGTAAGTTGAGTGAAGCTAAGCATATGTTTGACGAAATGCCACAGAGAGATAAGGTGAGTTGGAACACGATATTGGATGGTTATGTGAAGGCTGGAAAGATGAGCGAGGCATTTGCACTGTTTGAGAGGATGCCATTGAGGGATGTAATCTCATGGTCTATTATTACATCAGGCTATGCAAAAATGGGTGATATCGAAATGGCTAGGGtattgtttgataaaatgccagTGAAAAATTTGGTTCCTTGGACAATAATCATATCTGGATATGCTGAAATGGGGCTTTTGAAGGATGCAATAGAGTTGTATGATAAAATGGAGGAGGGAGGGTTCAATTTGGATGATGGAACTTTTGTTAGTATTTTATCTGCTAGTGCTGAATCTGGTTCAGTAGGTTTAGGGAAGAGGGTTCATCAGTCTATAATAAAGAGTAGACGTAAGTGTAGTATCCTGGTGAGTAATGCCTTGATCGACATGTATGGAAAGTGTGGCAGCTTGCACATGGCATGGGGTGTTTTTAATGCGATGGAAAGAAAAGATGTAGTAACCTGGAACGCCATGATCCATGGACTGGCAATGCATGGATATGAACGGAAGGCTCTTCAGCTTTTCGCTAGGATGAAACAAGAGGGGTGTACACCAGATAAAGTGACATTTGTCGGTGTCTTATCTGCTTGTAGTCACGCCAGTATGGTTAAGGTGGGGATTTGTTATTTTTATGGTATGGAAAAAGATTATGGGATTGTTCCTGAGATTCAGCATTATGGTTGCCTAATTGATCTTTTAGGTCGTGGTGGGTGTCTAAGTGAAGCTTTTCGGCTTGTGCATGACATGCCATTTGAACCAAATGTTGTTATTTGGGGTTCTCTGTTAGGTGCTTGTCGAATGCACAATGATGCATTCCTTGCTGAGAAGGTACTCAATCAATTAATAAAACTCGAGCCAGTTAATGCTGGAAATTTGTCGCTGTTGTCAAATATATATGCTGCGTCTGGAGATTGGggaaatgtctcaaacacaagAATGCAGATGCGAAAGGCAGACGACAAAAATCCATCTGGAGTTAGTTCGATAGAGTTGGAtgatggatctcatgaattcgCTATTATGGACGTGACTCATGATGAATCAAACAGTATATAG
- the LOC142520539 gene encoding pentatricopeptide repeat-containing protein At3g29230-like isoform X1 produces the protein MACFFNPNTIQPPIFKMPATVRAPVFFSKRRFFEQKIADLDKCTNINELKQLHALIYKYNLHTDPFVALKLVSALSLCCQTGLAINVFDQVPCPDARLCNTLIKAHLRNSDSLKAFDVFSEMLRSGISPDNWTYLFLLKACSRFECVRMIHAHVEKLNLYLDLFVCNSLIDAYLKCGIVGIRAARNVFDAMDEKDVVTYNSMINGLVRTGKLSEAKHMFDEMPQRDKVSWNTILDGYVKAGKMSEAFALFERMPLRDVISWSIITSGYAKMGDIEMARVLFDKMPVKNLVPWTIIISGYAEMGLLKDAIELYDKMEEGGFNLDDGTFVSILSASAESGSVGLGKRVHQSIIKSRRKCSILVSNALIDMYGKCGSLHMAWGVFNAMERKDVVTWNAMIHGLAMHGYERKALQLFARMKQEGCTPDKVTFVGVLSACSHASMVKVGICYFYGMEKDYGIVPEIQHYGCLIDLLGRGGCLSEAFRLVHDMPFEPNVVIWGSLLGACRMHNDAFLAEKVLNQLIKLEPVNAGNLSLLSNIYAASGDWGNVSNTRMQMRKADDKNPSGVSSIELDDGSHEFAIMDVTHDESNSI, from the exons ATGGCGTGTTTCTTCAATCCCAATACCATTCAACCACCCATATTCAAG ATGCCTGCCACAGTTCGAGCTCCGGTATTTTTCTCCAAACGAAGGTTTTTTGAGCAAAAAATCGCAGACCTCGACAAATGCACAAACATCAACGAACTAAAACAACTCCATGCTCTCATTTACAAATATAATCTTCATACAGATCCCTTTGTGGCTCTGAAACTCGTCTCAGCTTTATCACTTTGCTGCCAAACGGGGTTGGCCATCAATGTGTTTGATCAAGTTCCTTGCCCAGATGCTCGTTTATGTAATACTTTAATCAAAGCTCATTTACGAAATTCTGATTCATTGAAAGCTTTTGATGTTTTCAGTGAAATGCTGAGATCTGGAATTTCTCCAGACAACTGGActtatctttttcttctaaaGGCATGTTCACGGTTTGAATGCGTGAGAATGATTCATGCCCATGTGGAAAAACTCAATCTTTATTTGGATTTATTTGTATgtaattcattgattgatgcgTACTTGAAGTGTGGGATAGTGGGTATTAGAGCGGCCAGGAATGTGTTTGATGCGATGGATGAGAAGGATGTTGTTACCTATAATTCGATGATTAACGGGCTTGTGAGGACAGGTAAGTTGAGTGAAGCTAAGCATATGTTTGACGAAATGCCACAGAGAGATAAGGTGAGTTGGAACACGATATTGGATGGTTATGTGAAGGCTGGAAAGATGAGCGAGGCATTTGCACTGTTTGAGAGGATGCCATTGAGGGATGTAATCTCATGGTCTATTATTACATCAGGCTATGCAAAAATGGGTGATATCGAAATGGCTAGGGtattgtttgataaaatgccagTGAAAAATTTGGTTCCTTGGACAATAATCATATCTGGATATGCTGAAATGGGGCTTTTGAAGGATGCAATAGAGTTGTATGATAAAATGGAGGAGGGAGGGTTCAATTTGGATGATGGAACTTTTGTTAGTATTTTATCTGCTAGTGCTGAATCTGGTTCAGTAGGTTTAGGGAAGAGGGTTCATCAGTCTATAATAAAGAGTAGACGTAAGTGTAGTATCCTGGTGAGTAATGCCTTGATCGACATGTATGGAAAGTGTGGCAGCTTGCACATGGCATGGGGTGTTTTTAATGCGATGGAAAGAAAAGATGTAGTAACCTGGAACGCCATGATCCATGGACTGGCAATGCATGGATATGAACGGAAGGCTCTTCAGCTTTTCGCTAGGATGAAACAAGAGGGGTGTACACCAGATAAAGTGACATTTGTCGGTGTCTTATCTGCTTGTAGTCACGCCAGTATGGTTAAGGTGGGGATTTGTTATTTTTATGGTATGGAAAAAGATTATGGGATTGTTCCTGAGATTCAGCATTATGGTTGCCTAATTGATCTTTTAGGTCGTGGTGGGTGTCTAAGTGAAGCTTTTCGGCTTGTGCATGACATGCCATTTGAACCAAATGTTGTTATTTGGGGTTCTCTGTTAGGTGCTTGTCGAATGCACAATGATGCATTCCTTGCTGAGAAGGTACTCAATCAATTAATAAAACTCGAGCCAGTTAATGCTGGAAATTTGTCGCTGTTGTCAAATATATATGCTGCGTCTGGAGATTGGggaaatgtctcaaacacaagAATGCAGATGCGAAAGGCAGACGACAAAAATCCATCTGGAGTTAGTTCGATAGAGTTGGAtgatggatctcatgaattcgCTATTATGGACGTGACTCATGATGAATCAAACAGTATATAG